CGGGCTGGCCCCCATCGAGGAGCTGATCGAGGACATCCGCCAGGGCAAGATGGTGATCCTCATGGACGATGAGGATCGCGAGAACGAAGGCGATATCATCATGGCCGCCGAGAAGGTGCAGGCCGAGCACATCAACTTCATGGCCCGCTTCGGCCGTGGGCTGATCTGCCTGCCGATGACCCGCGAGCGCTGCGAGCGCCTCAGGCTGCCGCTGATGGTCACCGACAACGGCTCGGGCTTCGCCACCAAGTTTACCGTCTCCATCGAGGCCGCCGAGGGCGTGACCACCGGCATCTCCGCCGCCGACCGCGCGCGCACCGTGCAGGCCGCGGTGGCCCGTGACGCCCGGGCCGAGGACATCGTCCAGCCGGGGCATATCTTCCCGCTGATGGCCGAGCCCGGCGGCGTGCTGCGTCGCGCCGGCCACACCGAGGCGGCCTGCGATCTCTCCGCCCTGGCCGGCCTCGACCCCAGCGGCGTGATCTGCGAGATCATGAACGACGACGGCAGCATGGCGCGTCGTCCGGAGCTCGAGCGTTTCGCCGCCGAGCACGGCCTGAAGATGGGCACCATCGCCGACCTGATCCACTACCGCATCCACAACGAGCAGACGGTGGAGCACGTGGAGGCCACGCCGGTGCAGACCGCCTATGGCGAGCTGACCCTGCACGTCTTCCGCGACAGCATCCAGGGCGCCCACCACCTGGCGCTGGTCAAGGGGCGCCCCAGCCCCGAGACCCCGACCACCGTGCGCGTGCACCTGGCCGACGCCATGCGCGACCTGCTCGCCCTGCAGAAGGGCGACAGCGCCCAGTGGAGCTCCCAGCGAGCCATCGCCGAGGTGGCGCGCAGCGAGCGCGGGGTCTTCGTGCTGCTCGACGACGGCCGCCCCCGCCAGGACCTGCGCGATACCCGGGACACCTTCCTGGAGCGCCGGCGTGCGCCGCGCAACAGCGCCTCCGACGGTGCTGGCAACTACCTGACCATCGGCACCGGCTCGCAGATCCTGCGCCATCTCAACGTCGGCAAGATGCGCCTGCTCAGCTCCCCCTGGAAGTTCTCGGCGCTCTCCGGCTTCGACCTGGAAGTGGTCGAGCGCCTTAGCCCCGAGGACATCGCCGCGGCAGACGCTGCCGAGGCCGAGCGTGCCGAGAACCGCGGCGACTGACGCCGACCCCGATCCCGACCATCCAGCGGGCGCGGCCCCGGGCCGCGCCCCAGCATCATCAGGAAGACAGACATGCAACCCATTTCTCAAGTGGAAGGCAGCTTCATCGACGTGGACGGCCGCTACGTCATCGTGGTGGGGCGCTTCAACCATCACGTGGTGGACAGCCTGGTGGAAGGCGCCGTCGACAGCCTGGTACGCCACGGCGTGGCCAGCGAGAACATCGATATCGTCCACGTGCCGGGTGCCTGGGAACTGCCGCTGGCGGTCAAGCAGGTGCTCAAGGTGGCCCATCCCGACGCGGTGATCGCGCTGGGCGCGGTGATTCGCGGCGGCACCCCCCACTTCGAGTACGTGGCCGGCGGCTGCAACTCGGCCCTGAGCAGCCTGCAGCTCGAGTTCGATACCCCCATC
The Halomonas alkalicola DNA segment above includes these coding regions:
- the ribBA gene encoding bifunctional 3,4-dihydroxy-2-butanone-4-phosphate synthase/GTP cyclohydrolase II, whose translation is MVNSTAGGLAPIEELIEDIRQGKMVILMDDEDRENEGDIIMAAEKVQAEHINFMARFGRGLICLPMTRERCERLRLPLMVTDNGSGFATKFTVSIEAAEGVTTGISAADRARTVQAAVARDARAEDIVQPGHIFPLMAEPGGVLRRAGHTEAACDLSALAGLDPSGVICEIMNDDGSMARRPELERFAAEHGLKMGTIADLIHYRIHNEQTVEHVEATPVQTAYGELTLHVFRDSIQGAHHLALVKGRPSPETPTTVRVHLADAMRDLLALQKGDSAQWSSQRAIAEVARSERGVFVLLDDGRPRQDLRDTRDTFLERRRAPRNSASDGAGNYLTIGTGSQILRHLNVGKMRLLSSPWKFSALSGFDLEVVERLSPEDIAAADAAEAERAENRGD
- the ribH gene encoding 6,7-dimethyl-8-ribityllumazine synthase, which produces MQPISQVEGSFIDVDGRYVIVVGRFNHHVVDSLVEGAVDSLVRHGVASENIDIVHVPGAWELPLAVKQVLKVAHPDAVIALGAVIRGGTPHFEYVAGGCNSALSSLQLEFDTPIANGVLTVNSIEQAIERSGTKAGNKGAEAAMAAMEMVSLLRCFGDDEEEEA